In the Sediminibacter sp. Hel_I_10 genome, one interval contains:
- the cysD gene encoding sulfate adenylyltransferase subunit CysD: MSKYFLNYLDELESEAIYVLREVWAQFENPVILFSGGKDSILVTHLAKKAFYPAKIPFPLMHVDTGHNFPETIQFRDDIIADLGAQLIVGSVQESIDGGRVSEERGKNATRNALQITTLLDAIESNKIDCAIGGGRRDEEKARAKERFFSHRDDFGQWDPKNQRPELWNIFNGKHFEGEHFRAFPISNWTEMDVWNYIQRENIAIPSLYFAHEREVVWRQGSWIPNSEFLVLEDHEEIVTKKIRFRTLGDITITGGIESDADTLEKIAEEVSGMRQTERGNRSDDKRSESAMEDRKRQGYF; this comes from the coding sequence ATGAGTAAATATTTTTTAAATTATTTAGACGAACTAGAGAGTGAAGCGATCTATGTTCTACGAGAAGTTTGGGCCCAATTTGAAAACCCAGTCATATTATTTTCTGGTGGTAAAGATTCCATCTTAGTAACGCATCTTGCAAAAAAAGCGTTCTATCCAGCTAAAATTCCGTTTCCATTAATGCATGTGGATACTGGACATAATTTTCCGGAGACTATTCAGTTTAGAGATGATATCATCGCCGACTTAGGGGCTCAATTAATTGTTGGATCGGTACAAGAATCCATTGATGGCGGAAGGGTTTCCGAAGAAAGAGGTAAAAATGCTACTCGTAACGCTTTGCAAATCACGACGCTTTTAGATGCTATTGAGAGCAATAAAATAGATTGTGCTATTGGTGGCGGGCGTCGAGATGAAGAGAAAGCAAGAGCTAAAGAGCGCTTCTTTTCGCATCGTGATGATTTTGGACAATGGGACCCAAAAAATCAAAGACCAGAACTTTGGAACATCTTTAATGGAAAACATTTTGAAGGAGAACATTTTAGAGCTTTCCCAATAAGTAATTGGACTGAAATGGACGTTTGGAATTATATCCAACGTGAAAATATTGCAATTCCATCACTTTATTTTGCACATGAGCGCGAAGTGGTATGGAGACAAGGGAGCTGGATTCCTAATTCCGAATTCTTAGTGCTAGAAGATCATGAAGAAATAGTAACTAAAAAAATTCGATTTAGAACCTTGGGGGATATTACCATTACAGGGGGTATTGAATCTGATGCAGATACGTTGGAGAAAATCGCAGAAGAAGTTTCTGGAATGCGCCAAACAGAAAGAGGAAATCGCAGTGATGATAAGAGATCAGAATCCGCCATGGAAGATCGTAAGCGTCAAGGATATTTTTAA
- the rfbA gene encoding glucose-1-phosphate thymidylyltransferase RfbA → MKGIILAGGSGTRLHPLTLSISKQLMPVYDKPMIYYPLSTLMYSGIKEILIISTPKDLPLFQDLLGDGQKYGCRFEYEIQEEPNGLAEAFIIGEKFIGNDKVALILGDNIFYGSGLSNLLQANNNPEGGIIYAYRVHDPERYGVAEFDDDGQVISIEEKPEKPKSNFAIPGIYFYDNSVVNIAKNIKPSHRGELEITDVNKAYLSQGKLNVSILDRGTAWLDTGTFQSLMQASQFVEVIEERQGLKIGSIEAAAYEMGYITENQFKDLAKPLLKSGYGKNLLGLIKNK, encoded by the coding sequence ATGAAAGGAATTATACTTGCCGGGGGTTCTGGCACGCGCTTACACCCTCTTACGCTATCTATTAGCAAACAACTCATGCCTGTTTATGATAAACCGATGATTTATTATCCGTTATCAACTTTAATGTATTCTGGTATTAAAGAAATTTTAATCATTTCAACCCCCAAAGATCTCCCTCTATTTCAAGATTTATTAGGAGATGGTCAAAAATATGGCTGCCGTTTTGAATATGAAATTCAAGAAGAGCCAAATGGTTTAGCAGAGGCATTTATTATAGGTGAAAAATTTATAGGAAATGATAAAGTCGCCTTGATATTAGGAGATAATATTTTCTATGGTTCTGGGTTATCAAATTTGCTTCAAGCCAATAATAATCCTGAAGGCGGCATTATTTACGCCTATCGTGTTCACGATCCAGAGCGCTATGGGGTTGCAGAGTTTGATGATGATGGACAAGTCATCTCAATTGAAGAAAAACCAGAAAAGCCTAAATCTAATTTTGCTATCCCAGGTATCTATTTTTACGATAACTCTGTAGTAAACATTGCAAAGAACATTAAACCTAGCCATAGAGGAGAGCTTGAAATCACAGATGTGAACAAGGCCTATCTATCACAAGGTAAATTAAACGTTAGTATTCTTGATCGAGGAACTGCTTGGTTAGACACAGGAACCTTTCAATCTTTAATGCAGGCCTCACAATTTGTCGAAGTCATAGAGGAGCGCCAAGGCTTGAAAATAGGATCTATTGAAGCCGCAGCCTATGAAATGGGCTATATTACCGAAAATCAATTTAAAGATCTGGCGAAACCATTATTGAAAAGCGGTTATGGAAAAAACTTATTGGGGTTAATTAAAAACAAATAA
- the gmd gene encoding GDP-mannose 4,6-dehydratase — protein sequence MQNKVALITGVTGQDGAYLSEFLLKKGYIVHGIKRRSSLFNTDRIDHLYQDPHVEDQKFFLHYGDLTDSTNLIRIIQEVQPDEIYNLAAMSHVHVSFEMPEYTANADGIGTLRLLEAIRILGMEKKTRIYQASTSELYGKVQEVPQTETTPFYPRSPYAVAKMYAYWITVNYREAYGMYACNGILFNHESPIRGETFVTRKITRATSKIALGLQDKIYLGNLDAQRDWGHAKDYIRMMWMILQADEPEDWVIATGKTTTVRDFIKMCFSHVGIELEFKGEGSNEKGYVKSCSNSDYQIKIGQEVIAVDEKYFRPTEVELLIGDASKAKQKLGWVPEYDLAGLVKDMMTSDIDLMKKQQYLKDGGYRIQNYFE from the coding sequence ATGCAAAACAAGGTTGCCTTAATTACAGGAGTTACAGGACAAGATGGAGCTTACTTAAGTGAGTTCCTCTTAAAAAAAGGATACATCGTTCACGGTATCAAAAGAAGATCTTCTCTTTTTAATACCGATAGAATTGATCATTTATATCAGGACCCACATGTTGAGGATCAAAAATTTTTCTTGCATTATGGAGACCTTACAGACAGTACGAACCTGATAAGAATCATTCAAGAGGTGCAGCCAGATGAGATTTACAACTTGGCTGCAATGAGCCATGTTCATGTCTCTTTTGAAATGCCTGAATATACTGCAAATGCTGACGGTATTGGAACTTTAAGACTTCTAGAAGCCATACGCATTTTAGGTATGGAGAAAAAAACCCGTATCTATCAAGCGTCCACTTCTGAGCTTTACGGTAAGGTTCAAGAAGTACCACAAACTGAAACCACACCCTTTTATCCACGTAGTCCTTATGCGGTAGCAAAAATGTACGCTTATTGGATTACCGTAAACTATCGTGAAGCTTATGGGATGTACGCCTGTAACGGTATTTTATTTAATCATGAATCCCCTATTCGCGGAGAAACTTTTGTGACACGGAAAATAACCAGAGCCACCTCTAAAATTGCTTTAGGTCTCCAAGATAAAATTTACTTAGGAAATTTAGATGCCCAAAGAGATTGGGGCCATGCTAAAGATTATATACGCATGATGTGGATGATCCTTCAAGCCGATGAGCCTGAAGATTGGGTTATCGCTACGGGCAAAACAACAACCGTTAGAGATTTTATAAAAATGTGCTTTTCTCATGTAGGAATTGAACTCGAATTTAAAGGAGAAGGTTCAAACGAGAAGGGTTATGTTAAGTCTTGCAGCAACTCAGATTATCAAATAAAAATTGGTCAAGAAGTTATTGCAGTTGATGAAAAATATTTTAGACCAACAGAAGTGGAATTACTCATTGGTGATGCCTCAAAAGCAAAACAAAAGTTAGGTTGGGTTCCAGAATATGATTTGGCTGGTTTGGTTAAAGACATGATGACCAGTGATATTGATCTCATGAAAAAACAACAGTATCTTAAAGATGGAGGATACAGAATCCAAAATTATTTCGAATAA
- the cysQ gene encoding 3'(2'),5'-bisphosphate nucleotidase CysQ, translating to MSTTGIKLNSNLRTAIEASLKAGEVIMHVYDTEFDVELKDDKSPLTEADKRANDVINSFLIPTEIPIISEENKQTDYSIRKDWKHCWVVDPVDGTKEFIKRNGEFTVNIALIKDGKPELGVIYVPATKILYYADVATQKAYKAELSSHLTPMHDILERSKVLQPKPDHEQTVEVVGSRSHMSQETLDYVEGLKKAGKSVDIVSKGSSLKFCLVAEGSADVYPRFAPTMEWDTAAGQAICNAVGIEVISKETDQPLLYNKHNLLNPWFLVSK from the coding sequence ATGTCTACAACTGGTATAAAGCTCAATAGTAATTTAAGAACGGCTATAGAGGCCTCATTAAAGGCAGGTGAAGTCATCATGCACGTTTATGATACTGAATTTGATGTGGAGCTTAAAGATGATAAATCCCCGCTGACAGAAGCCGATAAAAGAGCAAACGATGTTATTAATTCATTTTTGATTCCTACAGAAATTCCTATTATTAGTGAAGAAAATAAACAGACCGATTATTCCATTAGAAAAGATTGGAAACACTGTTGGGTAGTTGATCCAGTAGACGGCACGAAAGAATTTATTAAACGTAATGGAGAATTCACAGTCAACATCGCTCTTATAAAAGATGGTAAACCAGAATTAGGTGTGATCTATGTTCCAGCTACAAAGATTCTTTATTACGCTGATGTAGCGACTCAAAAAGCTTATAAAGCAGAATTGAGCAGTCATTTGACCCCAATGCATGATATTCTTGAGCGTTCAAAAGTACTTCAACCAAAACCAGATCATGAGCAAACTGTTGAAGTTGTTGGTAGTAGATCTCATATGAGTCAGGAAACTTTAGACTATGTAGAAGGCTTAAAAAAAGCCGGGAAATCTGTAGATATTGTGTCAAAAGGGAGCTCATTAAAATTTTGCTTGGTAGCAGAAGGTAGTGCCGATGTCTATCCACGTTTTGCACCAACCATGGAGTGGGATACCGCTGCCGGACAGGCCATTTGTAACGCTGTAGGTATTGAAGTTATTTCTAAAGAGACCGACCAACCACTACTCTACAATAAACACAACTTACTCAACCCCTGGTTTTTAGTTTCAAAATAA
- the rfbB gene encoding dTDP-glucose 4,6-dehydratase, whose protein sequence is MSEKSILITGGAGFIGSHVIKLFVEKYPNYKIYNLDALTYAGNLENLKSIEHKSNYHFIKGDINDESFIDSIFQKHKFDAVIHLAAESHVDRSITDPLAFVKTNVIGTMNLLNAFKTLWKDNFKDKLFYHISTDEVYGTLGKTGLFKEDTPYDPNSPYSASKASSDHFVRAYGETYGLPYIITNCSNNYGPNQFPEKLIPLFINNIIQNKALPVYGDGNYTRDWLYVIDHAIAIDLVFHEGLNHETYNIGGFNEWKNIELVELLCNLMDEKLNRTKGSSKRLITFVKDRPGHDLRYAIDASKIEKNLSWRPSVTFEEGLSSTIDWYLSNEEWLKNVTSGNYQNYYQKQYS, encoded by the coding sequence ATGAGTGAAAAATCAATTCTAATCACTGGAGGAGCCGGGTTTATAGGCTCACACGTGATAAAACTGTTTGTAGAAAAATATCCAAATTATAAAATCTATAACCTAGATGCCCTAACTTATGCTGGGAATTTAGAAAACCTCAAATCTATAGAGCATAAGTCAAATTATCATTTCATCAAAGGCGATATTAATGACGAATCTTTTATAGACTCTATTTTCCAAAAGCATAAATTTGATGCGGTCATTCATTTGGCGGCAGAATCGCACGTAGATCGATCCATAACCGACCCCTTGGCATTTGTAAAAACTAATGTGATTGGCACAATGAATCTATTAAATGCATTTAAAACACTCTGGAAAGACAATTTTAAAGATAAGTTATTTTATCACATTAGTACAGACGAGGTATATGGGACATTAGGTAAAACCGGATTATTTAAAGAAGATACACCATACGATCCAAATTCTCCATATTCTGCATCAAAAGCCAGCTCAGATCATTTTGTGAGAGCTTATGGCGAAACTTATGGTCTTCCATACATTATTACAAATTGCTCTAACAACTATGGCCCAAATCAGTTCCCTGAGAAATTGATTCCTTTATTCATTAACAATATTATTCAGAATAAAGCCTTACCTGTTTATGGCGATGGTAACTACACAAGAGATTGGCTATATGTTATAGATCATGCCATAGCAATAGATCTTGTTTTTCATGAAGGTCTTAATCATGAAACGTATAATATTGGTGGCTTTAACGAATGGAAAAATATTGAGTTAGTTGAATTACTTTGCAACTTAATGGATGAAAAACTGAACAGAACTAAAGGTTCATCCAAGCGCCTTATTACCTTTGTTAAAGATCGACCCGGTCATGACCTTCGATATGCTATTGACGCTTCTAAAATTGAGAAAAATTTGAGTTGGCGACCTTCAGTTACTTTTGAAGAAGGATTAAGTAGCACTATAGACTGGTATCTATCTAACGAAGAATGGCTTAAAAACGTTACTAGTGGTAATTATCAAAACTATTACCAGAAACAATATAGTTAA
- a CDS encoding GDP-L-fucose synthase, which produces MEKHSKIYVAGHRGLVGSAILDNLEQKGYDHIITRTHAQLDLSNQNAVSDFFEKEKPDYVILAAAKVGGIIANNVYRADFIYENMMIQNNVIHQSYLHDVKKLLFLGSTCIYPKNAPQPMEESCLLTDTLEYTNEPYAIAKIAGIKMCESYNLQYGTNFISVMPTNLYGPNDNFDLEKSHVLPALIRKLHLAKLLNESDEAAVLTNTGLSNITEAKSYLSSFGVTSESVEIWGSGAPKREFLWSKDMADACVFLMENRNFDDTFSKEDKEVRNTHINIGTGEDISIKELAEMIKEIVGFKGKLVYNSDKPDGTMRKLTDVSKLNALGWKHKMNLENGIEHVYNWYKAQ; this is translated from the coding sequence ATGGAAAAACATTCAAAAATCTATGTTGCAGGTCACAGAGGTCTTGTTGGAAGTGCAATCTTAGACAATCTTGAGCAAAAAGGCTATGATCATATCATTACTAGAACTCATGCCCAATTAGACTTAAGTAACCAAAATGCAGTTAGCGATTTTTTCGAAAAAGAAAAGCCAGACTATGTAATTCTAGCTGCAGCTAAAGTAGGTGGCATTATTGCAAATAATGTGTATCGTGCTGATTTCATCTATGAGAATATGATGATCCAAAACAATGTCATCCATCAAAGTTACCTTCATGACGTTAAAAAACTGCTCTTTTTAGGAAGCACTTGTATTTACCCAAAAAATGCCCCGCAACCTATGGAAGAGTCCTGTCTGTTAACAGACACCTTAGAATACACCAATGAGCCCTATGCTATTGCTAAAATAGCCGGAATTAAAATGTGTGAGAGCTATAACTTACAATATGGCACGAACTTCATTTCGGTAATGCCCACAAATCTTTATGGGCCGAATGATAATTTTGATTTAGAAAAATCGCACGTGCTTCCAGCACTAATAAGAAAATTACATTTAGCAAAATTACTGAATGAATCTGATGAAGCTGCTGTTCTTACAAATACGGGGCTTTCAAATATTACCGAGGCCAAATCTTATCTATCATCATTTGGGGTGACTTCGGAAAGTGTGGAAATATGGGGTTCTGGAGCACCTAAAAGAGAGTTTTTATGGTCTAAGGATATGGCCGATGCTTGCGTATTTCTGATGGAAAACCGAAACTTCGATGACACCTTCTCTAAAGAAGATAAAGAAGTGCGTAATACCCATATTAATATAGGCACAGGAGAGGATATTTCTATAAAAGAACTAGCCGAAATGATAAAAGAAATCGTTGGATTTAAAGGCAAACTTGTTTATAATTCTGATAAACCCGACGGCACAATGAGAAAGCTAACCGATGTCTCAAAATTAAACGCACTAGGCTGGAAACACAAAATGAATTTAGAAAACGGAATAGAACATGTCTACAACTGGTATAAAGCTCAATAG
- the rfbC gene encoding dTDP-4-dehydrorhamnose 3,5-epimerase: MQIKETHLKGCFIIEPIVFKDERGYFFESFNQAKFKELTGENIHFVQDNESMSSRGVLRGLHLQTRRHQQAKLVRVIKGAVLDVCVDLRKNSISFGKHFSVKLSEENKKQLFVPRGFAHGFVVLEDDTIFSYKCDNYYNKASESGIIYNDTILNIDWQIPENQLILSERDTKLPTFKNFNFEN, translated from the coding sequence ATGCAAATAAAAGAGACACATTTAAAAGGGTGCTTTATTATTGAACCTATTGTTTTTAAAGATGAACGAGGGTACTTTTTTGAAAGTTTCAATCAAGCAAAATTCAAAGAACTTACTGGTGAAAACATCCATTTTGTTCAGGATAACGAATCCATGTCTTCTAGAGGAGTCTTAAGAGGCTTGCACTTACAGACTAGAAGACACCAACAGGCCAAACTTGTAAGGGTAATTAAAGGAGCTGTTTTAGATGTCTGTGTCGACTTGAGAAAAAACTCCATTTCTTTTGGCAAGCATTTTTCTGTAAAGCTTTCAGAAGAAAACAAAAAGCAATTGTTTGTTCCCAGAGGTTTTGCACATGGATTTGTGGTTCTAGAAGACGATACCATTTTTAGCTATAAATGCGACAATTATTATAACAAAGCATCTGAGTCGGGCATCATTTATAACGATACAATCCTGAATATCGATTGGCAAATTCCTGAAAACCAGCTTATACTTTCCGAAAGAGACACAAAACTACCAACGTTTAAAAATTTCAATTTTGAAAACTAA
- the rfbD gene encoding dTDP-4-dehydrorhamnose reductase, with translation MKTKILVTGANGQLGLTFQKNYNSISDVFEFHFTSRDTLDICNSDQVDAYFAENHFDYCINCAAYTNVEGAETEVKEAFHINAEGPKILAESCERHDVILIHISTDYVFDGTKKTPYLEEDETNPLNQYGESKLKGEHYIKETLTNFFIIRTSWLYSPYGKNFAKTITSKLQKNEALKIVTSETGTPTSSLDLAEFILYLIKTKSKSFGLYHFSASGETTWHGFAIQIAEQMKKSELISKVDSIPMKAKRPKYSVLNNSKASNLTNKSFRWQTSVNSTISELLKS, from the coding sequence TTGAAAACTAAAATTTTGGTTACTGGCGCAAATGGACAACTAGGCCTAACCTTTCAAAAAAACTATAATAGCATTTCAGATGTATTTGAATTTCACTTTACCTCAAGAGATACTTTAGATATTTGCAATTCTGATCAAGTAGATGCTTATTTTGCTGAAAATCATTTTGATTACTGCATCAATTGTGCAGCATATACCAATGTTGAAGGCGCCGAAACTGAAGTTAAAGAGGCTTTCCATATTAACGCTGAAGGCCCAAAAATCTTAGCTGAATCATGCGAAAGGCATGACGTTATTTTAATACATATTTCAACAGATTACGTTTTTGACGGTACCAAAAAAACACCTTATTTGGAAGAAGACGAAACAAATCCTCTTAATCAATATGGAGAATCCAAGTTAAAAGGTGAGCATTATATAAAAGAGACCCTTACCAATTTTTTTATTATTAGAACCTCTTGGCTCTATTCCCCTTATGGGAAAAATTTCGCCAAAACCATCACTTCAAAACTTCAAAAAAATGAAGCTCTTAAAATTGTTACTTCGGAAACTGGAACACCAACAAGTTCTCTAGACTTAGCCGAATTTATCCTATATCTCATTAAGACCAAGTCTAAATCCTTTGGACTCTATCATTTTTCAGCTTCTGGTGAAACCACTTGGCATGGATTCGCTATTCAAATAGCTGAACAAATGAAAAAAAGTGAATTAATATCAAAGGTTGATAGTATTCCTATGAAAGCAAAACGGCCAAAATACAGTGTGTTAAACAATTCTAAAGCATCTAATTTAACAAATAAGTCTTTCCGTTGGCAAACAAGTGTTAATAGCACCATTTCTGAGCTATTGAAATCATAA
- a CDS encoding GH3 auxin-responsive promoter family protein: MLSLKPQLAKLFAKSIRRSIHKWSSKPVETQHYVFENLIKDASETVFGKDHHFSEIKTYSDFKQNVPIRDYEDLKPYVDRVVAGEQDILWKGKPLYFAKTSGTTSGAKYIPLTKESMPTHVEAARNAILMYIAETGNSRFVDGKMIFLQGSPVLTEKNGVQLGRLSGIVAHYVPKYLQKNRMPSWETNCIEDWETKVSAIVDETLPEDMSVISGIPSWVQMYFEKIQEKTGQKVGDVFKNFSLFIFGGVNYEPYRSKFENLIGRKVDSIELYPASEGFFAFQDLQKEKGMLLQLNSGIFYEFVRAEHFFDESPERITIEQVELDVNYVMIISTNAGLWAYNIGDTIQFTSLKPYRIIVSGRIKHFISAFGEHVIGKEVEHALKESTASTTIQVSEFTVAPQINPESGLPYHEWFIEFEKPPGDISELAKKIDQALQKQNSYYFDLIEGKVLQPLKITTIKKNGFQDYMKSVGKLGGQNKLPRLSNDRKIADALYDLKLVK, encoded by the coding sequence ATGCTATCCCTTAAACCACAACTCGCCAAACTCTTTGCTAAGAGCATTCGTAGGTCGATACACAAATGGTCTTCCAAGCCTGTTGAAACGCAGCACTATGTTTTTGAAAACTTGATAAAAGATGCTTCGGAAACGGTTTTTGGGAAAGATCATCACTTTTCTGAAATAAAAACATATTCAGACTTCAAACAAAATGTCCCTATTAGAGACTATGAAGACCTAAAACCTTATGTTGATCGTGTGGTTGCAGGAGAGCAAGATATTCTTTGGAAAGGAAAACCATTGTACTTTGCCAAAACATCGGGAACCACCTCTGGTGCAAAGTACATCCCACTTACCAAAGAAAGCATGCCGACCCATGTGGAAGCGGCACGAAATGCAATACTCATGTATATTGCTGAAACTGGAAACAGTCGTTTTGTTGATGGTAAAATGATTTTTTTACAAGGCAGTCCTGTACTCACAGAAAAAAACGGAGTCCAATTAGGCCGTTTATCAGGAATTGTGGCGCATTATGTCCCCAAATACCTTCAAAAAAACAGAATGCCCTCTTGGGAAACCAACTGCATAGAAGACTGGGAAACCAAGGTAAGTGCCATTGTAGATGAAACGCTCCCAGAGGACATGAGCGTCATCTCAGGAATTCCTTCATGGGTTCAAATGTATTTTGAGAAAATTCAGGAAAAAACAGGACAAAAAGTTGGAGACGTTTTTAAAAATTTCAGCCTTTTTATTTTTGGAGGCGTTAACTATGAGCCCTATCGTTCAAAATTTGAAAATCTTATCGGGAGAAAAGTAGATAGTATTGAACTCTATCCTGCAAGTGAAGGCTTTTTTGCTTTTCAAGATCTTCAAAAAGAAAAAGGTATGCTCCTACAGCTTAATTCTGGTATTTTTTATGAGTTTGTTAGAGCAGAACATTTTTTCGATGAAAGCCCAGAGCGCATTACTATAGAACAAGTAGAACTTGACGTTAATTACGTGATGATCATTTCTACCAATGCTGGTCTTTGGGCTTATAATATTGGAGATACCATTCAATTTACATCTTTAAAACCGTATCGTATAATTGTCTCTGGGCGTATCAAACACTTTATCTCTGCCTTTGGCGAACATGTTATCGGCAAGGAAGTAGAACATGCGCTTAAGGAGTCTACAGCATCTACAACCATACAAGTTTCAGAATTTACTGTAGCACCTCAAATCAATCCCGAATCAGGCTTACCCTATCACGAATGGTTTATTGAATTCGAAAAACCACCCGGGGATATTTCAGAATTAGCAAAAAAAATAGATCAGGCCTTGCAAAAACAGAACAGCTACTATTTTGATCTTATAGAAGGTAAGGTGTTACAACCCTTAAAAATTACGACCATCAAGAAAAACGGTTTTCAAGATTACATGAAATCTGTTGGCAAATTAGGGGGTCAAAACAAACTTCCAAGATTGTCTAATGACCGCAAAATAGCGGACGCCCTATACGATTTGAAATTAGTTAAATAG
- a CDS encoding DUF2061 domain-containing protein, with protein MKDNTYKRHIAKTITWRLVGTIDTIILSWIISGDPMTGLKIGMAEVVTKMLLYYFHERVWFKINLSKDGETLESRKRHIAKTITWRLIGTMDTMLLAWFISGNPLTGLKIGFAEVVTKMLLYYFHERTWYKINYGLKSRTSD; from the coding sequence ATGAAAGACAACACCTATAAGAGGCATATCGCAAAAACCATAACTTGGCGGCTTGTAGGTACTATTGATACCATCATTTTATCTTGGATTATTTCTGGAGATCCCATGACCGGTCTAAAAATTGGCATGGCAGAGGTGGTTACCAAAATGCTACTTTATTATTTTCATGAACGAGTTTGGTTTAAAATAAATCTCTCTAAAGATGGCGAGACGTTAGAAAGCAGGAAAAGACATATTGCTAAAACCATTACATGGCGTTTAATTGGTACCATGGATACCATGTTGTTAGCATGGTTCATTTCTGGCAATCCTCTAACAGGTTTAAAAATTGGTTTTGCTGAAGTGGTCACTAAAATGTTACTCTATTATTTTCATGAACGTACATGGTACAAAATCAACTATGGTTTAAAATCAAGAACTAGCGATTAA
- the cysC gene encoding adenylyl-sulfate kinase codes for MKENIIAHNYQTSKLDRNIANKHKSFLIWFTGLSGSGKSTIANLVENKLHTKGIKTYSLDGDNIRKGINNDLTFTPEDRTENIRRIAEVANLMVDAGLVVLAAFVSPYKKDRENIRTIVKDVNFVEVFINTSVEECERRDVKGLYKKARAGEIKNMTGISAPYEIPENPDLEILTENETIEESVTKILDLITPKLQLNHE; via the coding sequence ATGAAAGAAAACATCATTGCTCATAACTATCAAACATCTAAACTTGATAGAAATATAGCCAATAAGCATAAGTCTTTTTTAATTTGGTTTACGGGACTTTCAGGGTCTGGTAAATCTACCATCGCTAATTTGGTCGAAAACAAACTTCACACAAAAGGGATTAAAACATATTCTCTTGATGGGGATAACATAAGAAAAGGTATTAATAACGACCTCACTTTTACTCCTGAAGACAGAACTGAAAACATAAGACGTATTGCAGAAGTAGCAAATCTCATGGTAGACGCGGGTCTGGTGGTTTTAGCCGCCTTTGTTTCTCCCTATAAAAAAGACCGTGAGAATATTAGAACTATAGTCAAAGATGTTAACTTTGTAGAAGTTTTCATCAATACAAGCGTTGAAGAGTGTGAACGACGAGACGTTAAAGGACTTTACAAAAAAGCACGTGCAGGTGAGATTAAAAATATGACTGGGATTTCAGCCCCTTATGAGATACCTGAAAATCCAGATCTTGAAATTCTTACAGAAAACGAAACCATAGAAGAATCCGTTACAAAGATTCTCGATCTTATAACACCAAAATTACAACTCAACCATGAGTAA